One segment of Candidatus Fokinia solitaria DNA contains the following:
- a CDS encoding cell division protein FtsQ/DivIB: MLREDKVHHFRFSTTVLSNDRRLSKYLQTVIEKTFYNTHPSAYQIYYALTSQNTLLNNLSVRVFIDNTAIILAEKREPFALWYESLDSSTFLVIDQYGDVLSYHSAANKALYEPLSKIKLSVYGKNAAFQIYNAKIIYDVIGNISSHILYLHLIESRRWNIVCKNGTVIMLPQKNAKIALSTLRPYLPSMITKYSKIDLRIFPEKLFLTPVAYKNNDYVAD, encoded by the coding sequence GTGCTTCGCGAGGATAAGGTACATCATTTTCGTTTCAGTACTACCGTTCTCTCAAATGATCGAAGATTATCTAAATATCTTCAGACAGTAATTGAAAAAACATTTTATAATACACATCCCTCTGCATATCAAATCTACTATGCGCTAACATCTCAAAATACGTTACTAAACAATCTCTCAGTAAGAGTCTTCATTGACAATACCGCTATCATATTAGCTGAAAAAAGAGAGCCTTTTGCACTATGGTATGAATCCTTGGATTCATCAACATTTCTTGTGATAGATCAATACGGAGATGTACTATCTTACCATAGCGCTGCAAATAAGGCTTTATATGAGCCATTATCCAAGATTAAGCTTTCGGTATACGGTAAAAATGCAGCATTTCAGATCTACAATGCAAAAATAATTTACGATGTGATCGGTAATATATCATCGCACATACTTTACCTTCATCTTATTGAAAGCAGGAGATGGAATATAGTATGCAAGAATGGCACAGTTATCATGCTGCCGCAAAAAAATGCAAAGATAGCGCTTTCCACGTTACGTCCATATTTGCCATCGATGATAACAAAATATTCTAAAATAGATCTTCGTATTTTTCCTGAAAAACTTTTTCTCACTCCTGTAGCATATAAAAACAACGATTACGTAGCTGATTAG
- a CDS encoding elongation factor P produces the protein MKISAVDIRVGDILLYEKKLMRVIKVMHVQPGKGGAYMQTEIKDIVDSTKKNIRFRTSENVEKAYIEDEEYQFLYSIAENLSFINFVSYEQITVHENMIGKEKVGYLKESMIVKMQKYEGNIVSCTLPESVVATVTECEESIKGQTVTSSYKPAIVNNSIKVMVPQFIKNGDEIRVRTEDDVYLERI, from the coding sequence ATGAAGATTTCCGCCGTAGATATTAGAGTAGGTGATATTTTGCTGTACGAGAAGAAACTGATGAGAGTCATTAAGGTGATGCATGTACAGCCAGGGAAAGGGGGTGCTTATATGCAAACTGAAATAAAGGATATAGTAGATAGCACGAAAAAAAATATACGATTCAGAACAAGCGAGAATGTGGAGAAAGCGTATATCGAAGATGAAGAGTATCAGTTTCTTTACAGCATTGCAGAAAATTTATCCTTCATTAATTTCGTAAGCTACGAACAGATCACCGTACATGAGAACATGATTGGAAAAGAGAAAGTAGGCTATTTAAAGGAAAGCATGATAGTAAAAATGCAAAAATATGAAGGAAATATAGTATCATGTACCCTACCGGAATCGGTAGTTGCTACCGTTACTGAATGCGAAGAATCTATTAAGGGACAAACTGTCACAAGTTCGTATAAACCTGCTATTGTCAATAATTCGATTAAAGTAATGGTGCCGCAATTCATAAAAAATGGCGACGAAATACGTGTAAGAACAGAAGATGACGTATACCTGGAAAGAATCTAA
- the rplF gene encoding 50S ribosomal protein L6, producing the protein MSRVGKVPITIPTGISLKIDGSYIKASGPKGELEFSFPKLVQFHHEGNSLTVSTNSEDKFGRAMWGTARNVVNNMVRGVSVGFSKKLELVGTGYKAAIRGKILVLELRFSHPVFYGIPSSVSIETPTPTEIVISGIDKQVVGEIASEIRKLRPPEPYQGKGVRYAGERIIMKEGKKK; encoded by the coding sequence ATGTCCAGAGTTGGCAAGGTACCTATTACGATTCCAACAGGAATATCACTGAAGATAGACGGTAGTTACATAAAAGCTTCTGGCCCTAAGGGTGAACTCGAATTCTCTTTTCCTAAGCTTGTACAATTTCATCATGAAGGTAATTCGCTTACAGTAAGTACGAACAGTGAGGATAAGTTTGGTAGAGCTATGTGGGGCACAGCAAGAAATGTTGTAAATAATATGGTGCGCGGCGTTAGTGTAGGATTCAGCAAAAAGTTGGAGTTAGTAGGTACTGGATATAAAGCTGCAATACGAGGCAAGATATTGGTCTTAGAATTGCGATTCAGTCATCCTGTTTTCTACGGTATTCCTAGTAGCGTCAGTATTGAAACTCCAACTCCTACAGAGATAGTCATAAGTGGTATTGATAAGCAGGTAGTAGGAGAAATTGCCTCAGAAATCAGAAAGCTCAGACCACCGGAGCCTTACCAAGGTAAAGGAGTAAGGTATGCAGGAGAACGTATTATCATGAAAGAAGGTAAGAAAAAGTAG
- the mutS gene encoding DNA mismatch repair protein MutS, with amino-acid sequence MVTPMMMQYFALKKANSEYMLFYRMGDFYELFFDDAVVAAKILNIVLTKRGKCDEIDVPMCGVPYHSSNFYIQKLLKAGYKVAICEQLETAEEAKKRGAKTLVKRDIVRVITQGTFFEEETESGVIHKYIASVHPYKYEGSDDEGFCMAVLDLGTADFSVIKGQKKDFMNYLYEFKIIELLCADKVAEKCDWMREALRLYGADNILTRRPDVLFSHSRAVEVVKDVYNLPAVSSSFDEYEIIAMGVLLEYIKFTQKEHIPQLNLPKRRDDSIFVKIDAVTRKHLEIEDSANEGSTLFSTIDYTVSCIGKRLLKMYLRTVSKELHVINTRLDGVETFLGHMKIVNDIRELLKQMPDIERVATRITAGRCTVKDLMNMRDGLNVATRIFHCIEREELSKKVRAIIEEMISFDDLLHVLNSTLNPVVLDVTEHSTFIKRGYRAPLDALYDLRNNASNRIDALRKKYVQLTGIGNLKISKSSIYGYCVDITLSQSEKLSGTMFVKKQSLTNVVRYKTAELEELETEILTVQSKIDAMEKEIFEETRLAIVKRIEYIAICVAVIGKIDVITSFAFLAKSRNYVRPTMTNDFNLLIEEGKHPVLDVLLGENCISNDCIFDENVNLQIITGANMAGKSTFLRQNALIVIMAQIGSFIPAKRGSIGLVESIMTRIGASDNITNGESTFMVEMLETARILQSASQNSLILLDEVGRGTSAKEGMAIAIAVTEYVHEQIKAKTIFATHYHELGNLENTLHKAKSYKMDVTEHNGKITFMHKISQGIATHSYALHIAKLAGMPKSLLQRASQIFLNHSSY; translated from the coding sequence ATGGTGACACCGATGATGATGCAGTATTTTGCACTCAAAAAAGCTAATAGTGAGTATATGCTTTTCTACAGAATGGGCGATTTTTATGAGTTATTCTTTGATGATGCAGTCGTTGCGGCAAAAATACTTAATATAGTACTGACAAAACGTGGTAAGTGCGATGAAATCGATGTGCCGATGTGTGGTGTGCCGTATCATTCGAGTAATTTCTACATACAAAAATTACTGAAAGCAGGATATAAAGTAGCAATTTGTGAACAGTTAGAAACTGCGGAAGAAGCGAAGAAGAGAGGCGCAAAAACTCTTGTGAAGAGAGATATTGTGAGAGTAATTACTCAAGGTACTTTTTTTGAGGAAGAGACAGAAAGCGGAGTGATACATAAGTATATTGCGTCTGTTCATCCGTATAAATATGAAGGTAGCGATGATGAAGGATTTTGTATGGCTGTACTCGATCTTGGTACTGCCGATTTTTCTGTCATCAAAGGTCAGAAAAAAGATTTTATGAACTACTTATACGAGTTCAAAATCATAGAACTATTATGCGCTGACAAAGTTGCAGAGAAATGTGATTGGATGCGAGAAGCGCTACGCCTTTATGGCGCTGATAACATCCTCACTAGAAGACCAGATGTCTTATTCAGTCACAGCAGAGCAGTAGAAGTTGTGAAAGATGTATATAACCTTCCAGCCGTATCTTCATCTTTCGATGAGTACGAAATTATCGCAATGGGCGTGCTATTGGAGTATATCAAATTCACTCAAAAAGAGCATATACCGCAGCTTAATTTACCGAAAAGAAGAGATGACAGTATTTTTGTCAAAATAGATGCTGTAACGAGAAAGCATTTGGAGATAGAAGATAGCGCTAATGAAGGTAGTACGTTATTTTCCACAATAGATTATACTGTTTCTTGCATTGGAAAGCGTCTTCTCAAGATGTATCTAAGAACTGTATCTAAAGAACTTCACGTGATTAATACTCGTTTAGATGGAGTGGAAACGTTTTTAGGACATATGAAAATCGTAAACGATATAAGAGAGTTGTTAAAACAAATGCCGGATATTGAGAGAGTAGCGACAAGAATAACAGCAGGTAGATGCACAGTAAAAGATCTGATGAATATGCGTGATGGATTAAATGTAGCTACGCGAATTTTTCATTGTATAGAAAGAGAGGAGTTATCCAAAAAAGTTAGAGCGATAATAGAGGAAATGATATCATTTGATGATTTATTACACGTTCTGAATAGCACACTTAATCCTGTAGTACTGGATGTAACTGAGCATAGCACTTTTATAAAAAGAGGATATCGTGCACCGTTAGATGCTTTATATGATTTAAGAAATAACGCTAGTAATAGAATTGATGCTTTAAGAAAAAAGTATGTTCAGTTAACAGGTATTGGTAATTTGAAGATCTCTAAAAGTAGTATTTACGGTTATTGTGTAGATATTACCTTATCTCAGTCTGAGAAGCTTTCAGGTACAATGTTCGTAAAAAAGCAATCACTTACGAATGTTGTACGTTATAAAACTGCTGAATTAGAAGAGTTAGAAACAGAAATTCTTACGGTGCAAAGCAAGATCGACGCTATGGAAAAAGAGATATTTGAAGAAACACGTTTAGCGATAGTAAAAAGAATAGAATATATCGCTATATGTGTTGCTGTAATCGGAAAAATTGACGTAATAACATCGTTTGCATTTTTGGCGAAATCTAGAAATTATGTCAGACCAACTATGACGAATGATTTCAATCTGTTGATTGAGGAGGGAAAGCATCCAGTATTGGACGTTCTTTTAGGAGAAAATTGTATATCAAATGATTGCATTTTTGATGAAAACGTCAATTTGCAAATCATTACCGGTGCAAATATGGCAGGCAAAAGTACCTTCTTGCGGCAAAATGCGCTCATTGTTATTATGGCGCAAATAGGGAGTTTTATACCGGCGAAGAGGGGGAGTATAGGATTAGTAGAAAGTATTATGACAAGAATAGGAGCAAGCGATAATATTACAAATGGAGAATCCACATTTATGGTGGAAATGCTGGAAACTGCACGCATATTGCAAAGCGCCTCTCAGAATTCTCTCATATTACTCGATGAAGTAGGTCGCGGTACTTCAGCTAAAGAAGGTATGGCTATCGCAATAGCCGTCACAGAGTATGTCCATGAACAAATAAAAGCAAAAACTATATTCGCCACTCATTACCATGAATTAGGAAATTTAGAAAATACTCTCCATAAAGCTAAATCTTATAAAATGGATGTCACTGAACATAATGGTAAAATCACTTTCATGCATAAAATATCACAAGGTATAGCTACTCACTCATATGCATTACATATCGCAAAACTCGCAGGTATGCCTAAATCCCTCCTCCAAAGAGCTTCTCAAATCTTCCTCAATCACTCTTCTTATTAG
- the ftsZ gene encoding cell division protein FtsZ — protein MNSNIRRTSSLSKKIENSDSGFKLDDKILVLGVGGAGSNAVERMLEAEVPGIEFCIANTDAQALQTSKCPNRIQLGPEITMGLGAGADADVGRVSAEESMDEVQNILNGVRLLFIVCGMGGGTGTGASPVVAQIAHSKNILTVAMVTKPFDFEGSRRMRVAEAGIEALEPYVNSMIVMPNQNAFRVATDKTTFEAACALSDEILKHTLRSITGLIKEKGLINLDFADVKSVMSFKGRAMVGVGEASGENRGSVAAEQAIHNPLLDDTTMERAQGILVNVTGANNMTLFEIDEVVNRVKERSPDALLIFGAVYNNDKKDVLSVTVIATGLDHGADVKQKSPVQTTPKLSGHSVPWNQLQHDGNFHRSEAQHSLKVTMDSIASKSHQQESDADRIAVAENHENPLYNVERQHNSSQELNEKRNSSLRNINNTLFTPPKKYELFKNLASNTQNIKENDDRKVRIEIEPESSINNSDEREPEKNELDSTKRVEEISVSDARPKKKDFFDIPSFLRRKK, from the coding sequence ATGAATTCAAATATCCGCCGAACCTCTTCATTGAGTAAAAAAATAGAAAATTCTGACAGTGGCTTTAAGCTTGACGACAAAATTCTCGTACTCGGAGTCGGAGGTGCGGGAAGTAATGCAGTAGAAAGAATGCTTGAAGCAGAAGTGCCAGGTATAGAGTTTTGTATAGCAAATACAGATGCACAAGCATTACAAACGTCGAAATGTCCTAATCGTATACAGTTAGGACCAGAGATTACTATGGGGCTAGGTGCAGGTGCAGATGCTGATGTAGGCAGAGTATCAGCAGAAGAATCAATGGATGAGGTGCAGAATATATTAAACGGTGTGCGCTTGTTGTTTATAGTATGTGGAATGGGCGGAGGTACAGGTACTGGCGCCTCTCCTGTAGTTGCGCAAATTGCACATTCTAAGAATATACTGACTGTCGCTATGGTTACGAAGCCATTTGATTTTGAAGGTAGTAGAAGAATGCGTGTAGCAGAAGCTGGTATTGAAGCATTAGAGCCATATGTCAATTCTATGATAGTAATGCCAAATCAGAATGCTTTTAGAGTGGCGACAGATAAAACTACCTTTGAAGCAGCATGTGCGCTTTCTGATGAAATCTTGAAACATACGTTACGCTCGATAACTGGACTGATAAAAGAGAAAGGGCTGATTAACTTAGATTTCGCTGATGTGAAATCTGTAATGTCTTTCAAAGGAAGAGCAATGGTAGGTGTTGGAGAAGCGAGTGGAGAGAATAGAGGAAGTGTCGCTGCAGAACAGGCTATACATAATCCGCTTTTGGACGATACAACGATGGAACGAGCACAAGGCATATTGGTAAATGTCACTGGAGCAAATAATATGACGCTTTTTGAAATAGATGAGGTCGTTAATAGAGTAAAAGAAAGATCTCCGGATGCTTTATTGATTTTTGGTGCGGTGTACAATAACGATAAAAAAGACGTGCTAAGTGTAACTGTAATAGCAACTGGATTGGATCATGGCGCCGATGTAAAGCAAAAAAGTCCTGTTCAAACTACTCCTAAGTTAAGTGGACATAGTGTGCCTTGGAATCAATTACAACATGATGGAAATTTCCATAGATCTGAAGCGCAGCACAGTTTAAAAGTGACGATGGATAGTATTGCGAGTAAATCTCATCAGCAAGAAAGTGATGCTGATAGAATTGCAGTAGCTGAAAATCATGAAAATCCGTTGTATAATGTAGAGCGGCAGCATAATTCTTCTCAAGAGTTGAATGAAAAACGCAATTCTTCTTTGCGTAACATAAATAATACTCTTTTTACGCCACCTAAGAAATATGAGCTTTTCAAGAACCTCGCTAGTAATACGCAAAATATAAAGGAAAATGACGATAGAAAAGTACGTATAGAAATAGAACCTGAGAGTAGTATAAATAACTCTGATGAGAGAGAGCCTGAGAAAAATGAACTCGATTCTACAAAGAGAGTAGAAGAAATTTCTGTATCAGATGCACGTCCTAAGAAAAAAGATTTCTTTGATATTCCGTCGTTTTTACGTAGGAAGAAGTAA